Below is a window of Candidatus Aminicenantes bacterium DNA.
CCAAATCGAGAGCCAGATTTATAAGATCGGTGGGAGTTAATTCTTGATGCTTTTCGTTAAAATATTTTTTGGTTTTTTCCGATAACTGAAGGAAATCGGCAATTGTTTTTTCGGCTTCGGGGTTTTCCACAAAAGCGTCTTTGCCTTGTAGAAAAATGTTCTGCATCAATTCGATCTGCTTGCAGTGCATTTTTTCTTCTGCAGAAAGTTCCATGAACAGGTCTGAAAGTGTCGGCCGTGAAACGGAAATGCTCAAGCCGATCAGGGCATAGAGTTCCGCAGTGTCTGTTTCAACAGCCTTCAGCAGGTAAAAAGTTTTTTCCAGTGACATTTTTCCCCTCCCTTGGCTCCTTATTTGTTGCGGGTGATATAAAGATAGCGCTTGACCTTGTTGGTCGGCGTCTTTTCGAAAGGCTCGGGGTGCTCAAGGATCTTGCTGATCTGCGAGAACGCCGGCAGTTGGGTGTTGATGCGCCCGCGGGCCTGCTCCAGGATATCCTCAGTCAGTTTGCGCGCTTCAGCGTCGTTGAGTTTGTTGCGTTCGAATTCGCGGTCCAGCACGTCGTAATCCAAATAGGCCTTGACCTGCAGTTTACCGTTGCTTTCAAAAACCACGACCTCCTGAAAACAGGGTTCCTGCAGGATTTTCTGTTCGATGGCTTCCGGATAGATGTTTTCTCCGGAAGGGCCGATGATGACATTCTTGCAGCGCCCCTTGATGAACAGGTAGCCTTCAGCGTCGAAAAACCCCAGGTCGCCGGTTTTCAGCCAGCCGCCTTTCAGGAAAACATCGGCTGTGGCGTCGGGGTTTTTGTAATAGCCGGACATGACGATGGGGCCGCGGACGATGATCTCGCCGATGCCGCTCTGG
It encodes the following:
- a CDS encoding AMP-binding protein, with product VEVFLRDAGISYSTGYGMTETAPIMTINPFGQVKVGSCGKPIPGIEMLIHEPDIQSGIGEIIVRGPIVMSGYYKNPDATADVFLKGGWLKTGDLGFFDAEGYLFIKGRCKNVIIGPSGENIYPEAIEQKILQEPCFQEVVVFESNGKLQVKAYLDYDVLDREFERNKLNDAEARKLTEDILEQARGRINTQLPAFSQISKILEHPEPFEKTPTNKVKRYLYITRNK